A single region of the Neodiprion pinetum isolate iyNeoPine1 chromosome 5, iyNeoPine1.2, whole genome shotgun sequence genome encodes:
- the ssh gene encoding protein phosphatase Slingshot isoform X9: MEASKKMIKFPCVLLKIIRSALQTLHKVSSKAREQNYFLGGLSHDWVNYYEQRIESDRSCLNEWHTMDNLESRRPPSPDSERSKPREREETERVIRSTLKEIMMSVDLDEVTSKYIRGRLEEDLDMDLGEFKPFIDQEMLTILGQMDAPTEIFEHVYLGSEWNASNLEELQKNGVRHILNVTREIDNFFPGMFNYLNVRVYDDEKTDLLKHWDDTFKYITKAKKEGSKVLVHCKMGVSRSASVVIAYAMKAYNWDYSQALKHVKDKRSCIKPNSSFVSQLETYQGILDAMKNKEKLQRSKSDTNLKSPTMVKDQVKKEEKVDSVDTDNLLQAPGTELKRNGQRPKSWSPDAEVSENMLPAVSLSQSLERLDNTGSSEITREDLLRGTNTSKSAEDQEARNVLMPCDNGQSYSVSQNKIVHLPGPDTPSVKHRVNELETQGQRRKGLVLNLTNQFEAATSKPSSPGSDSDVKPLSQSPPPPSCVGEANEKQENPDTEEAWDPSDKQSDKESLVSTQTTHPTGTTPSAINNSECLVWTASAEYKTNTDSNRDTSSNGVVTISESECIAGQPTAVYPNLISRRSRKDGDPFSTQLDRVFDREERRGEPARDSPSRQSSWSSYDSAVIMDNNSVHSSWATLPSRNSSWGSYDMRPSDPLGSSGLFPYDKEEIPWHPGTVKRTKQKLEESTSTVNKRVCTQDSDPDDKSERLTAGDEDAPVEAYNPVLLHYTASPTPRRRDSPPTHESSPKIGTVRESASSAGGIDIKPGVTSVRALGRLSTSAPAPSSLSSESDLPSPLRSCRSESETNSPCVVNTSQCPSVMHHKMVLESLSNKSMFNKRCLSVDDSPEFECPRSSSGIVKNLKKEFEAKSTKPEKSPENNEPVEVLPNTRQKKDNKIRSLPSSPVIAHNDSKIRCASVNGSKDKDKDAKKQDVESPQPETAEDLSVKVLVGKYEFAKPEPRRTSEIQLRVHKDKDKDKDKDAMEVHPPAKSRIAPELSRRSAPIMINHSPLFPEAPEAPGRPPSVPSPSVVVASVVAKAASKKQQQHGRSHPLAMLRVRPRHSSPVYNTM; the protein is encoded by the exons ATGGAAGCGTCTAAGAAGATGATTAAATTTCCCTGcgtattgttgaaaataataag GTCAGCTTTGCAAACGCTTCACAAGGTGTCCAGCAAAGCTCGAGAGCAGAACTATTTTCTCGGGGGTTTGTCCCATGACTGGGTCAATTACTATGAGCAACGGATCGAGAGTGACCGCTCGTGCCTCAACGAGTGGCACACAATGGATAATCTTGAATCCCGCAGGCCACCGTCTCCGGACAGTGAGCGCAGCAA acccagggagagagaggaaaCTGAGCGTGTTATCAGATCAACTTTGAAAGAGATCATGATGTCCGTTGATCTCGACGAGGTAACCTCAAAGTACATCAGAGGTCGTCTCGAGGAAGACCTCGACATGGATCTCGGAGAATTCAAACCATTCATTGATCAAGAAATGCTAACTATATTGGGGCAGATGGATGCGCCAACCGAGATATTCGAGCACGTTTACCTCGGCAGCGAATGGAATGCCAGCAATTTAGAAGAGCTGCAAAAAAATGG agTGAGGCACATCTTGAACGTTACAAGAGaaatcgacaattttttcccaGGGATGTTCAATTACTTGAATGTCCGCGTTTACGATGATGAAAAAACGGATTTGCTCAAACATTGGGATGACACGTTTAAATATATAACGAAGGCGAAGAAGGAGGGTTCAAAAGTGCTGGTTCATTGTAAAATGGGAGTTTCCAGGTCGGCTTCGGTTGTGATTGCCTACGCTATGAAGGCCTACAACTGGGACTACTCGCAAGCCCTGAAACACGTAAAAGATAAACGAAGCTGCATAAAGCCAAACAGTAGTTTCGTATCGCAACTCGAAACGTATCAGGGCATTTTAGATGCCATGAAGAACAAGGAGAAATTACAAAGGTCCAAATCTGACACGAATTTAAAGTCACCGACGATGGTCAAAGACCAAGttaagaaggaagaaaaagttgACAGTGTTGATACCGATAATCTACTCCAAGCACCTGGTACCGAATTAAAACGTAACGGTCAGAGACCGAAAAGCTGGTCACCGGATGCAGAAGTTTCGGAAAATATGCTCCCTGCCG TGTCTTTATCGCAGTCGCTTGAGAGGCTGGATAATACCGGTAGTTCGGAAATAACGCGAGAGGATTTGCTGCGCGGTACGAATACGAGTAAAAGCGCGGAAGACCAGGAGGCGAGGAACGTCCTTATGCCGTGCGACAACGGCCAATCGTACAGTGtttcacaaaataaaataGTTCACCTACCTGGGCCAGACACACCGAGTGTTAAGCACAGAGTAAACGAGCTGGAAACTCAAGGACAGAGGAGAAAAGGACTGGTTTTGAACCTGACGAACCAGTTCGAGGCAGCAACCAGCAAACCTTCATCCCCTGGTTCGGATTCCGACGTTAAACCACTTTCTCAAAGCCCGCCTCCACCCTCTTGCGTCGGCGAGGCGAATGAAAAGCAAGAAAACCCGGATACCGAAGAAGCGTGGGACCCGAGTGATAAGCAGAGTGATAAGGAGAGCCTAGTCTCGACACAAACGACTCATCCAACTGGAACAACACCGTCTGCAATTAACAATAGTGAATGTCTAGTCTGGACTGCATCGGCAGAATATAAAACTAACACCGATTCGAACAGGGATACTAGTTCTAACGGGGTAGTGACTATTAGTGAGAGTGAGTGTATTGCCGGCCAACCAACGGCCGTTTATCCAAATTTAATCAGTCGACGGTCAAGGAAGGACGGAGACCCGTTCAGCACGCAACTGGACAGGGTATTCGACAGGGAAGAAAGGCGGGGCGAACCGGCGAGGGATTCACCGAGTCGTCAGAGCTCCTGGAGCAGTTACGACAGTGCGGTCATAATGGACAACAATTCGGTACACAGTTCGTGGGCCACGTTGCCATCGAGAAACAGTTCGTGGGGGTCTTACGACATGCGACCTTCCGACCCGCTCGGATCTAGTGGTTTGTTTCCTTACGACAAGGAGGAAATACCGTGGCATCCTGGTACGGTCAAGAGAACGAAACAAAAACTTGAGGAAAGCACGAGCACCGTGAACAAAAGAGTCTGTACACAGGATTCGGACCCTGACGATAAGTCGGAGCGGCTCACGGCGGGTGATGAGGACGCTCCCGTCGAGGCCTACAACCCCGTTCTTCTTCATTATACAGCCTCGCCAACTCCCAGGCGGAGGGACTCGCCTCCCACGCATGAATCTAGTCCGAAAATTGGAACTGTCAGGGAGTCAGCAAGCTCTGCTGGAGGGATAGACATTAAACCTGGAGTGACGAGCGTTAGAGCGCTGGGAAGATTGTCGACAAGCGCACCAGCTCCCTCGTCATTGTCCTCGGAATCGGACCTGCCCTCGCCGCTGAGATCATGCAGGTCTGAGAGCGAAACAAACTCACCGTGCGTTGTGAACACTTCGCAATGTCCCTCGGTGATGCATCACAAAATGGTTTTGGAAAGTTTGAGCAACAAATCAATGTTCAATAAGCGGTGTCTCTCCGTCGACGACTCACCCGAGTTCGAATGCCCCAGGAGTAGTTCCGGCATAGTGAAGAATCTTAAAAAAGAATTCGAGGCCAAGTCAACGAAGCCTGAAAAGAGCCCTGAGAATAACGAGCCTGTTGAAGTATTGCCTAATACTCGGCAAAAAAAGGATAACAAGATAAGGAGCTTGCCGTCGTCTCCCGTCATCGCTCATAACGATTCGAAGATCCGATGCGCGTCGGTAAACGGTTCTAAGGACAAGGACAAGGACGCGAAGAAGCAGGATGTCGAATCACCACAGCCGGAAACTGCCGAGGATTTATCCGTGAAAGTCCTGGTCGGAAAATACGAATTTGCCAAGCCAGAACCACGAAGAACCTCGGAGATACAACTAAGAGTTCACAAAGATAAGGATAAGGATAAGGATAAAGATGCAATGGAAGTTCACCCACCAGCCAAGTCTAGAATAGCTCCGGAATTGTCGAGGAGATCCGCGCCCATAATGATAAATCATTCGCCTCTATTTCCCGAGGCGCCAGAAGCGCCGGGAAGGCCTCCATCGGTTCCGTCACCCAGCGTCGTTGTCGCAAGCGTCGTTGCAAAGGCAGCAAGCAAAAAGCAGCAGCAACACGGCAGATCACATCCTTTGGCTATGCTCCGAGTTAGACCCAGGCACAGCAGTCCGGTTTACAACACTATGTAA
- the ssh gene encoding protein phosphatase Slingshot isoform X6: MLTNPRVKTKRGSVMCGGSKNFSYKAVKLESVHPGRTRYLVVVSCTGRQDAEESCLLGIDCHARATVGLVLRVLADTAITLDGDGGFSVSVCGCQHIFKPVSVQAMWSALQTLHKVSSKAREQNYFLGGLSHDWVNYYEQRIESDRSCLNEWHTMDNLESRRPPSPDSERSKPREREETERVIRSTLKEIMMSVDLDEVTSKYIRGRLEEDLDMDLGEFKPFIDQEMLTILGQMDAPTEIFEHVYLGSEWNASNLEELQKNGVRHILNVTREIDNFFPGMFNYLNVRVYDDEKTDLLKHWDDTFKYITKAKKEGSKVLVHCKMGVSRSASVVIAYAMKAYNWDYSQALKHVKDKRSCIKPNSSFVSQLETYQGILDAMKNKEKLQRSKSDTNLKSPTMVKDQVKKEEKVDSVDTDNLLQAPGTELKRNGQRPKSWSPDAEVSENMLPAVSLSQSLERLDNTGSSEITREDLLRGTNTSKSAEDQEARNVLMPCDNGQSYSVSQNKIVHLPGPDTPSVKHRVNELETQGQRRKGLVLNLTNQFEAATSKPSSPGSDSDVKPLSQSPPPPSCVGEANEKQENPDTEEAWDPSDKQSDKESLVSTQTTHPTGTTPSAINNSECLVWTASAEYKTNTDSNRDTSSNGVVTISESECIAGQPTAVYPNLISRRSRKDGDPFSTQLDRVFDREERRGEPARDSPSRQSSWSSYDSAVIMDNNSVHSSWATLPSRNSSWGSYDMRPSDPLGSSGLFPYDKEEIPWHPGTVKRTKQKLEESTSTVNKRVCTQDSDPDDKSERLTAGDEDAPVEAYNPVLLHYTASPTPRRRDSPPTHESSPKIGTVRESASSAGGIDIKPGVTSVRALGRLSTSAPAPSSLSSESDLPSPLRSCRSESETNSPCVVNTSQCPSVMHHKMVLESLSNKSMFNKRCLSVDDSPEFECPRSSSGIVKNLKKEFEAKSTKPEKSPENNEPVEVLPNTRQKKDNKIRSLPSSPVIAHNDSKIRCASVNGSKDKDKDAKKQDVESPQPETAEDLSVKVLVGKYEFAKPEPRRTSEIQLRVHKDKDKDKDKDAMEVHPPAKSRIAPELSRRSAPIMINHSPLFPEAPEAPGRPPSVPSPSVVVASVVAKAASKKQQQHGRSHPLAMLRVRPRHSSPVYNTM; this comes from the exons ATGCTAACGAACCCTCGCGTCAAGACAAAAAGGGGCTCCGTGATGTGCGGTGGGAGCAAAAACTTTAGCTACAAG GCTGTCAAGTTGGAGTCCGTCCATCCTGGAAGGACGCGGTACCTGGTCGTAGTGTCCTGTACAGGCAGACAGGATGCGGAAGAGAGTTGTCTTCTGGGCATAGATTGCCACGCGAGGGCAACAGTTGGCCTCGTTTTAAGAGTGCTGGCCGACACAGCGATCACGTTGGACGGCGATGG GGGCTTCAGCGTCAGCGTTTGCGGTTGTCAGCACATCTTCAAACCAGTATCCGTGCAAGCCATGTG GTCAGCTTTGCAAACGCTTCACAAGGTGTCCAGCAAAGCTCGAGAGCAGAACTATTTTCTCGGGGGTTTGTCCCATGACTGGGTCAATTACTATGAGCAACGGATCGAGAGTGACCGCTCGTGCCTCAACGAGTGGCACACAATGGATAATCTTGAATCCCGCAGGCCACCGTCTCCGGACAGTGAGCGCAGCAA acccagggagagagaggaaaCTGAGCGTGTTATCAGATCAACTTTGAAAGAGATCATGATGTCCGTTGATCTCGACGAGGTAACCTCAAAGTACATCAGAGGTCGTCTCGAGGAAGACCTCGACATGGATCTCGGAGAATTCAAACCATTCATTGATCAAGAAATGCTAACTATATTGGGGCAGATGGATGCGCCAACCGAGATATTCGAGCACGTTTACCTCGGCAGCGAATGGAATGCCAGCAATTTAGAAGAGCTGCAAAAAAATGG agTGAGGCACATCTTGAACGTTACAAGAGaaatcgacaattttttcccaGGGATGTTCAATTACTTGAATGTCCGCGTTTACGATGATGAAAAAACGGATTTGCTCAAACATTGGGATGACACGTTTAAATATATAACGAAGGCGAAGAAGGAGGGTTCAAAAGTGCTGGTTCATTGTAAAATGGGAGTTTCCAGGTCGGCTTCGGTTGTGATTGCCTACGCTATGAAGGCCTACAACTGGGACTACTCGCAAGCCCTGAAACACGTAAAAGATAAACGAAGCTGCATAAAGCCAAACAGTAGTTTCGTATCGCAACTCGAAACGTATCAGGGCATTTTAGATGCCATGAAGAACAAGGAGAAATTACAAAGGTCCAAATCTGACACGAATTTAAAGTCACCGACGATGGTCAAAGACCAAGttaagaaggaagaaaaagttgACAGTGTTGATACCGATAATCTACTCCAAGCACCTGGTACCGAATTAAAACGTAACGGTCAGAGACCGAAAAGCTGGTCACCGGATGCAGAAGTTTCGGAAAATATGCTCCCTGCCG TGTCTTTATCGCAGTCGCTTGAGAGGCTGGATAATACCGGTAGTTCGGAAATAACGCGAGAGGATTTGCTGCGCGGTACGAATACGAGTAAAAGCGCGGAAGACCAGGAGGCGAGGAACGTCCTTATGCCGTGCGACAACGGCCAATCGTACAGTGtttcacaaaataaaataGTTCACCTACCTGGGCCAGACACACCGAGTGTTAAGCACAGAGTAAACGAGCTGGAAACTCAAGGACAGAGGAGAAAAGGACTGGTTTTGAACCTGACGAACCAGTTCGAGGCAGCAACCAGCAAACCTTCATCCCCTGGTTCGGATTCCGACGTTAAACCACTTTCTCAAAGCCCGCCTCCACCCTCTTGCGTCGGCGAGGCGAATGAAAAGCAAGAAAACCCGGATACCGAAGAAGCGTGGGACCCGAGTGATAAGCAGAGTGATAAGGAGAGCCTAGTCTCGACACAAACGACTCATCCAACTGGAACAACACCGTCTGCAATTAACAATAGTGAATGTCTAGTCTGGACTGCATCGGCAGAATATAAAACTAACACCGATTCGAACAGGGATACTAGTTCTAACGGGGTAGTGACTATTAGTGAGAGTGAGTGTATTGCCGGCCAACCAACGGCCGTTTATCCAAATTTAATCAGTCGACGGTCAAGGAAGGACGGAGACCCGTTCAGCACGCAACTGGACAGGGTATTCGACAGGGAAGAAAGGCGGGGCGAACCGGCGAGGGATTCACCGAGTCGTCAGAGCTCCTGGAGCAGTTACGACAGTGCGGTCATAATGGACAACAATTCGGTACACAGTTCGTGGGCCACGTTGCCATCGAGAAACAGTTCGTGGGGGTCTTACGACATGCGACCTTCCGACCCGCTCGGATCTAGTGGTTTGTTTCCTTACGACAAGGAGGAAATACCGTGGCATCCTGGTACGGTCAAGAGAACGAAACAAAAACTTGAGGAAAGCACGAGCACCGTGAACAAAAGAGTCTGTACACAGGATTCGGACCCTGACGATAAGTCGGAGCGGCTCACGGCGGGTGATGAGGACGCTCCCGTCGAGGCCTACAACCCCGTTCTTCTTCATTATACAGCCTCGCCAACTCCCAGGCGGAGGGACTCGCCTCCCACGCATGAATCTAGTCCGAAAATTGGAACTGTCAGGGAGTCAGCAAGCTCTGCTGGAGGGATAGACATTAAACCTGGAGTGACGAGCGTTAGAGCGCTGGGAAGATTGTCGACAAGCGCACCAGCTCCCTCGTCATTGTCCTCGGAATCGGACCTGCCCTCGCCGCTGAGATCATGCAGGTCTGAGAGCGAAACAAACTCACCGTGCGTTGTGAACACTTCGCAATGTCCCTCGGTGATGCATCACAAAATGGTTTTGGAAAGTTTGAGCAACAAATCAATGTTCAATAAGCGGTGTCTCTCCGTCGACGACTCACCCGAGTTCGAATGCCCCAGGAGTAGTTCCGGCATAGTGAAGAATCTTAAAAAAGAATTCGAGGCCAAGTCAACGAAGCCTGAAAAGAGCCCTGAGAATAACGAGCCTGTTGAAGTATTGCCTAATACTCGGCAAAAAAAGGATAACAAGATAAGGAGCTTGCCGTCGTCTCCCGTCATCGCTCATAACGATTCGAAGATCCGATGCGCGTCGGTAAACGGTTCTAAGGACAAGGACAAGGACGCGAAGAAGCAGGATGTCGAATCACCACAGCCGGAAACTGCCGAGGATTTATCCGTGAAAGTCCTGGTCGGAAAATACGAATTTGCCAAGCCAGAACCACGAAGAACCTCGGAGATACAACTAAGAGTTCACAAAGATAAGGATAAGGATAAGGATAAAGATGCAATGGAAGTTCACCCACCAGCCAAGTCTAGAATAGCTCCGGAATTGTCGAGGAGATCCGCGCCCATAATGATAAATCATTCGCCTCTATTTCCCGAGGCGCCAGAAGCGCCGGGAAGGCCTCCATCGGTTCCGTCACCCAGCGTCGTTGTCGCAAGCGTCGTTGCAAAGGCAGCAAGCAAAAAGCAGCAGCAACACGGCAGATCACATCCTTTGGCTATGCTCCGAGTTAGACCCAGGCACAGCAGTCCGGTTTACAACACTATGTAA